The genomic DNA CGCACCGGCGACATCGGCTTCATGGACCCCCAGGGCTGGCTCTACGTCGTCGACCGCAAGAAGGACATGATCAACGCGTCCGGCTTCAAGGTGTGGCCGCGCGAGGTCGAGGACGTCCTGTACACGCATCCGGCGGTGCGCGAGGCGGCCGTCGTCGGGGTGCCGGACGGGTACCGCGGGGAGACCGTCAAGGCGTACATCAGCCTGCGTCCGGGGGCCGACGAGGACCCGGCTGCGTTCGCCGCGTACTGCAAGGAGAGACTGGCCGCCTACAAGTATCCGCGTCAGGTGGAGATCCTGCCCGACCTGCCGAAGACGGCGAGTGGGAAGATCCTCCGTCGGGAACTGCGTTCCCGGTCCGGCGAAACCCAGTAGACAACACTCGGAAGGCAGGTGGCGGCAGTGCCCAGGACGACGGACGGTGACGGCACGCCCGTCCCGCAGCGGCTCCTCGCCGCCGCCACCCGGCTCTTCGCCGACCGTGGCTACGACCGCACGTCGGTCCAGGAGATCGTCGAGGCGGCGGGCGTCACCAAGGGCGCCCTGTACCACTACTTCGGCTCCAAGGACGACCTCCTGCACGAGGTGTACGCGCGAGTGCTGCGCGTCCAGCAGGAGCGTCTCGACGCGTTCGCGGACGCCGACGCGCCGATCGAGGAGCGGCTGCGGGCGGCGGCGGCCGACGTGGTCGTCACCACCATCGACAACCTCGACGACGCGATGATCTTCTTCCGCTCCATGCACCATCTGAGCCCCGAGAAGAACAAGCAGGTACGCGCGGAGCGGCGCCGCTACCACGAGCGCTTCCGCGCGCTGATCGAGGAGGGCCAGAAGGAGGGCGTCTTCTCCACCAGGACGCCCGCCGACCTGGTGGTCGACTACCACTTCGGCTCCGTGCACCACCTGTCGACCTGGTACCGCCCGGGCGGCCCGCTCACCCCGCAGCAGGTCGCCGACCAACTGGCGGACCTGCTGCTGCGGGCGCTGCGGCCGTAGTTCTCCTCCGGCGCATGGGTAAGGGGCGGTCGCCATGGCGACCGCCCCTTACCCATGGCTCACAGGTACTTCGCCCGTGGCTCGGCTCAGACGTACTTCTTCAGCTCCCGCCGCGCCAGCGAGCGCTGGTGCACCTCGTCGGGGCCGTCCGCGAGCTTCAGCGTGCGGGCGCTCGCCCAGAGTTCGGCCAGCGGGAAGTCCTGGCTGACGCCGCCCGCGCCGTGCAGCTGGACC from Streptomyces avermitilis MA-4680 = NBRC 14893 includes the following:
- a CDS encoding TetR/AcrR family transcriptional regulator translates to MPRTTDGDGTPVPQRLLAAATRLFADRGYDRTSVQEIVEAAGVTKGALYHYFGSKDDLLHEVYARVLRVQQERLDAFADADAPIEERLRAAAADVVVTTIDNLDDAMIFFRSMHHLSPEKNKQVRAERRRYHERFRALIEEGQKEGVFSTRTPADLVVDYHFGSVHHLSTWYRPGGPLTPQQVADQLADLLLRALRP